The Stigmatopora argus isolate UIUO_Sarg chromosome 6, RoL_Sarg_1.0, whole genome shotgun sequence region cgttgccggtGAAtaatcgaggtaccactgtatttgtttaaacacggcagtttttttttaatggcatgtCCTATCTGTTTGTCCAAGATGCTTCAACTGCATTAATCTCCCTCACCTGTGTGGGTCCTCTTGTGGCGCTGGAGCTCATCTGAGCGCGTGAAGCGTTTGCCGCAGAAGGCCCAACTGCAGACGAAGGGTCGCTCGCCCGTGTGCCAACGCAAGTGGGCCCTTAGGTGCGAGGTCTTGCCATAGATTTTACCACAACCGGGCATGTGGCAAATGTGCTGCTTCTTTTTGGTTGGgtctctgctttttttttttgaggcacAGGACACATAcaatcaaaaaaaaagtcacttttgcTTTGTTCGCGTTTGGCTAACGACACAACTAAGACGTACCGGCTTTCCCCATCCTTGCAGAAAGGGCAGGTGCAAGCCTCTCTGCGGTTGCGGCGTCCCTGCGACGGCGGGCTGATATCGTCATCGTCGGGGGCTGCGATGTCATCAAAGCTGTCCGTCTGTAACGTTTGGTCTCCTGCTGTGTTCGTGCAAATGAAAAAACACCTTTTATACTTCTGTAAGTACCTTCTTTTATTTACTTggacaattaaaatgaaaaacttgTGCTCTAAAAAGTTAACTTGCAAGCGGCAGTGGTAATTACGAggtaaatacaaaacaaccaaGCCCAGACCAAGGCATATCCGCTAACTAAACTAGGATTAATTTGCAAAAGAAAACACTCCACGGTGCGCAAATGTTGTAGTCTTCATGTGACTAAAACAGCAGAGACGACGTTGAACTTTAACTGGGCTTTTGTAAGAAAATACACAGCGAGGTAAGCTAATCAAGGGATATCATGTAGTCTCTCCGAGATCAATGGATTCAAAACTTATTTTACCAGTTATCTACCATAATTTGTCTTATGCCAAAATCCAGAAAAGTAACACTTATATTTTTACTTGACCTTTAGAAATATTCATAAACTACCAAACCAACTAGCTAAGGATGGCAgctgtcaatttaaaaaaactttaaaattaaCTTTTATATGCTTATTGCAGAATATCAACATTCACTGCTTACCGTTTAGTcaggtttaaatatttttttaatggaattcaatttcattttttaaagttctttAATTTTGTCTTGGTATTTAAAAGTGATATTTACGGCCTGTGGTTTTCCCAGTCTTGTCTCGGTCTGCACTCCTAAAAATCCTGATCTTATCTGTGACCGTATGATTCCTGGTAAATGTAAGActattttaaaattgttgctcttGTTAGAACTTTTGCATAGAAACAGTGGCTCAATTGCTACGATTAATCTTTAGAAACCTAACGGGAGCACCGTTTGCAACACAGTAAAGCTACTCCACCCCGTTGTCATCCCCCGCAGACATGCTCGAGCCCTGTGACGACACGTATCGACGCAGCCGTCGGAGCAGTCTGACTGGTTGCGCCGGTGACGTCACGATCACACGCGCAAACAAATATTGCGAGAGGTCAAACAGAGATACCGAGCTGTTTGCATTGGGGAGGAGAAAACATGGCTTTTTGGATCGGCTTGACGTTTGGGGAAAACGCAACATTGGCTCTCGGTGTACCGTGAGAAGATTCATTCCCAAAATTTGTGCTTTTCTCCCAAAGCAATTTATTGATACGGCCAATGGCACATTGTACAAAATTGGATTCTCTGGGCGTTTCACAGTTACGTAAAAAAATGATGGGAAACGACTATAGGGcccagcagctgagtggttacgcctcacagtgggagacttgggttcaaatccaggtcggtccacctgtgtgaggtttgcatgttctccctgggcctgcgtgggttttttccagatactctggtttcctcccacattccaaagacatgcatggtaggctgattggacactctaaaattgcccctaggtatgactgtgagcgtgaatggttgtttgcctccttgtaccctgcgattggctggccaccaattcagggtgtgtcccccgcctctggcctgaagtcagctgggataggctccagcacccccgtgcgACCGTAGAGCCCACTAAACTGAAGCCAGGCTTTCCCCCCCAGTGATTTATAAACCTGGCGGTACATACGCCAATGGTGTGCACTGTACATTGAAACAATGTATGGAGATGATCCCTGTGACTAACCTGCTGTGCTGGTGAGGGTGATGGGGACACTTTGGAGCTGGTGCATCTGTAGGCCCGAGCCTCCAAGCGTGTTGAGATTAATGGTCTGGAGCCCAGGGATTTGCACGGCGTTGACCGGTACCCCACCGGTGGCGGGGGATCCCTGAGTCTGTGCCATTGGGGCCAGTGTGATTTGCGCCCCGGCGGGGCTCTGGATCTGCAAGGTCTGCCAGCTAACCTGGCCGTTGGGCCCGACGGTGCGCAACAGGATGGGACTCGTGTTGGGCATAATTTGGAGGTTCTGGAGACCTTCCTGGCTAATAGTCGGGGTGGCGAACACTTGACCGCCCGCTGCCGTGATGGTACCGGCCTGAATTGTTTGGAGAGGCGTTGCCCCTTGCAGGACCTGCTGGGGCTGGATGAGgatttgctgctgctgctgctgttgttgctggTCTCTATTGTCTGGCTGTATGGGGACACCCAGAGAAGCGCCGCTCTGTTGGTATGTCGCAGTCAGGATGCCGTTATTGCTTTGCGTCATGCCATACGAGGAGGTGGGCGTGGTGACGGTGGCCGTGCTAGTCATGTAGCCGGCGCTGGAAGACGCCGGCTGCTGTTGTTGTGCGAGCTGGCCGCCTCCATCGCCGTCTGTCGTTGGCACGCTCGTTCCGCCGCTGATGGGCAACAGCGTGATGTTTCCGTTGAGCGAAACGGGCATATTTGCCAGAAACTGCGGCTGGTTTTGCAACACCCCATTGCCCAGGGTGATATTCTGAAGGGGAATGGAACCCTGAATGAGGCCGGGCATGGCGATGATGTTCCCAGCCCCGGCTCCTCTGTTGGCGGCGGTTATGATCTGTTGCCCGTTGGCCGAGGACACGATTTGAAACTGCTGTCCGGCAGTCGCGGCTGAATCTTGTTGGCTGTGCGCAAACTGCAGAGGCTGGCCGTCCACCGTCTGGAATTGTGGAATGACCTGATACTGGATGTTAGGCATTACGCCGGGGATGGCGGCCAGGACTTGGGGGCTTTGCAGTGTCGGCGCCTGAGTGACGACATACTGCTGCTGCTGAGTGCTCACGGCCACCGAGGACGTCGGGGACAACAACCCTCTGCCCTTGACGGCCTCACTAATGGTCTGCACGCCTAAAGACTCGGTGCTGACCGTCGTGCCAGCTGACAACCCCTGTGCGCTGATAGGGACAACCTGCCAGCCATTGGCGTTGGAAGTGAAGACACCTTGTGTCATATCcaactgctgttgttgttgttgttgttgctgctgctcgGCGGGAGAGTCATTCTCTCCCGGGGTGTCGATGCGACTGCAGGTGGCCGCTAGCATGGCCAGTGGAGATGGCTGCTGAGAGTCCTAAACATAGggggaaatacaaaaaaattgatataatatttagaacaTACAGCAGTTAATGAGTAGGTATTCTAATGGTTTTATATTTTGACAATGAATTTAACTAACAGGCTACAATACTTATGTCTTGGCTACCAGATGGCAGTTGGACAtaccgcatttactcgcatataagccgcccccgcgtataaaCCGTACCCCTAAAATCgccaaattttacaatttctcacgtataagccgccccgtgaTTGACAATGTTCACCTCAATATTCACGGTTTtaaaagggagtacaaatgtgttactttgaagggaaaacttAAGAAAAATTGTCGcacgtagtatttctgagataccgtatgaatcaaaattacattattagggtcaatatcataaggaattaattcatccagtattggttgttttcttactttaaaacagaaaataaccaccaaatagtaaatgttactttgccaacatctactggtgaaataTAGTATAGCAAATACTGTGCGCATACAaggtacccttgattcagtcatcaatttttggagttacaaatacgccttatatgcgagaaaatacggtatttgtgtTTTAACGattgaaattaaataattttcaaTGCAAAGGTTTGAATGAATGTTTAGCAAACATTGTTCATGGAActgttaaatgttttaattattgGCATTTTGACACAAAATTCCAATTCCATTTTCCTTTACTGAAATAGAAATCCCGTTTATTCAACATTCTTTTCATATCCTGAGACAAAATGACATAGTAGTTACATTTTATTACTTTAAAATACATTGAACATTTCAAATTTCATTTACAATTTCAAATAGGATGCATTTGAATTCATTAGCTGCCATAGACGGccccagacgtccaatccattttgaatattTCAGCTCCAAGGGGAGGGccgcatttttttcccatttccccCCTATCTCGGCGACGGCGGGCTCGGCCTCCCCTCCCCCCAATCCCACCCACTTGAAATTCGGCCCTATAAACTTCCACGGCTCCGGTGGCCACCCCCCTCCGATGCCAGCCAAATGGGCCGAACAAGAGGCACCGCGAGCTCGGGGGTTTGCCGGCGACACCCCGCCCGTTTGTGGGCGAACTTTACCTGCCCACGTCCCACCCAATGACATGTGCTCCGCGGAGGGAAACAACACACGTCGAAAGACGGCTCGGTGACAGTAAAAAATGGACaagtagacagacaaccaaattttaaaaaagacaatgttaTTATCCGGTTGACCTACTTGCGAGCTGCGTTTTTGACCAAAGCCTCCGCCGCTCTCCACCGCGGCCATTTCGCCTTGCTGCTGATCTGCGGAagaagactttttttgtaaagatGACTTTAAAGACTTTTCGCCCCTTCGTTTGAATAGCAAGAAAGCGACCAGGACGTGGCACCGATTCGCCTTTTACATCAACTTAAAGCACATCGCCAAAACATAACGTGACATTTTAATCAGACGcgaaatgaagccaaatgacaTGCCACAAGTGCGATTGAGGTGCTAACCAGCTAGCGTATTAGCATTGCTAACATGATTTAACTACCCAAACGAGAGCATTACCCGCAGATCATTGCGGATAGACTACTTCTGCTTTAAAGTTAACAATACCCTTCCAACGGAGTTAAAGAAATTTCTTAGTTTGATCCGTGATAGTGGGAAGTCGATTAGTTCTGTTAAACAGCAGACATATGAAGAGTCGCAAAAAGCAAAacgaaatacttttttttaaggtAACATGAAACTTTGAAATCCACGTACTTCGAACCCGGCGTCTATGAGTCGGATCGGCGCTTCGCCACGAGGAAATTTacgattttaaaaaagttgacTTACTGCTCATAATTTTCAAGACGGGAGGAGTTTATCTTCTTTTTCGAGTTGACAACTTTTCACAACTACACACAAACTTGTCTTCCCCTCCTCCTATGAAGGAGACC contains the following coding sequences:
- the sp1 gene encoding transcription factor Sp1 isoform X3 — translated: MAAVESGGGFGQKRSSQDSQQPSPLAMLAATCSRIDTPGENDSPAEQQQQQQQQQQLDMTQGVFTSNANGWQVVPISAQGLSAGTTVSTESLGVQTISEAVKGRGLLSPTSSVAVSTQQQQYVVTQAPTLQSPQVLAAIPGVMPNIQYQVIPQFQTVDGQPLQFAHSQQDSAATAGQQFQIVSSANGQQIITAANRGAGAGNIIAMPGLIQGSIPLQNITLGNGVLQNQPQFLANMPVSLNGNITLLPISGGTSVPTTDGDGGGQLAQQQQPASSSAGYMTSTATVTTPTSSYGMTQSNNGILTATYQQSGASLGVPIQPDNRDQQQQQQQQQILIQPQQVLQGATPLQTIQAGTITAAGGQVFATPTISQEGLQNLQIMPNTSPILLRTVGPNGQVSWQTLQIQSPAGAQITLAPMAQTQGSPATGGVPVNAVQIPGLQTINLNTLGGSGLQMHQLQSVPITLTSTAAGDQTLQTDSFDDIAAPDDDDISPPSQGRRNRREACTCPFCKDGESRRDPTKKKQHICHMPGCGKIYGKTSHLRAHLRWHTGERPFVCSWAFCGKRFTRSDELQRHKRTHTGEKRFACPDCPKRFMRSDHLSKHIKTHFNKKGTVATNSGAAASDTPPATHSPDGEVMSAGDQHSIVTMETLSPESLARLASSGINMVQVDLNHMNGNY
- the sp1 gene encoding transcription factor Sp1 isoform X2 yields the protein MSNQQQGEMAAVESGGGFGQKRSSQDSQQPSPLAMLAATCSRIDTPGENDSPAEQQQQQQQQQQLDMTQGVFTSNANGWQVVPISAQGLSAGTTVSTESLGVQTISEAVKGRGLLSPTSSVAVSTQQQQYVVTQAPTLQSPQVLAAIPGVMPNIQYQVIPQFQTVDGQPLQFAHSQQDSAATAGQQFQIVSSANGQQIITAANRGAGAGNIIAMPGLIQGSIPLQNITLGNGVLQNQPQFLANMPVSLNGNITLLPISGGTSVPTTDGDGGGQLAQQQQPASSSAGYMTSTATVTTPTSSYGMTQSNNGILTATYQQSGASLGVPIQPDNRDQQQQQQQQQILIQPQQVLQGATPLQTIQAGTITAAGGQVFATPTISQEGLQNLQIMPNTSPILLRTVGPNGQVSWQTLQIQSPAGAQITLAPMAQTQGSPATGGVPVNAVQIPGLQTINLNTLGGSGLQMHQLQSVPITLTSTAAGDQTLQTDSFDDIAAPDDDDISPPSQGRRNRREACTCPFCKDGESRDPTKKKQHICHMPGCGKIYGKTSHLRAHLRWHTGERPFVCSWAFCGKRFTRSDELQRHKRTHTGEKRFACPDCPKRFMRSDHLSKHIKTHFNKKGTVATNSGAAASDTPPATHSPDGEVMSAGDQHSIVTMETLSPESLARLASSGINMVQVDLNHMNGNY
- the sp1 gene encoding transcription factor Sp1 isoform X1 — its product is MSNQQQGEMAAVESGGGFGQKRSSQDSQQPSPLAMLAATCSRIDTPGENDSPAEQQQQQQQQQQLDMTQGVFTSNANGWQVVPISAQGLSAGTTVSTESLGVQTISEAVKGRGLLSPTSSVAVSTQQQQYVVTQAPTLQSPQVLAAIPGVMPNIQYQVIPQFQTVDGQPLQFAHSQQDSAATAGQQFQIVSSANGQQIITAANRGAGAGNIIAMPGLIQGSIPLQNITLGNGVLQNQPQFLANMPVSLNGNITLLPISGGTSVPTTDGDGGGQLAQQQQPASSSAGYMTSTATVTTPTSSYGMTQSNNGILTATYQQSGASLGVPIQPDNRDQQQQQQQQQILIQPQQVLQGATPLQTIQAGTITAAGGQVFATPTISQEGLQNLQIMPNTSPILLRTVGPNGQVSWQTLQIQSPAGAQITLAPMAQTQGSPATGGVPVNAVQIPGLQTINLNTLGGSGLQMHQLQSVPITLTSTAAGDQTLQTDSFDDIAAPDDDDISPPSQGRRNRREACTCPFCKDGESRRDPTKKKQHICHMPGCGKIYGKTSHLRAHLRWHTGERPFVCSWAFCGKRFTRSDELQRHKRTHTGEKRFACPDCPKRFMRSDHLSKHIKTHFNKKGTVATNSGAAASDTPPATHSPDGEVMSAGDQHSIVTMETLSPESLARLASSGINMVQVDLNHMNGNY